The Eleginops maclovinus isolate JMC-PN-2008 ecotype Puerto Natales chromosome 18, JC_Emac_rtc_rv5, whole genome shotgun sequence genome segment tttttttgttatgttttgggGGACTTTTTccctttaatcggataggatAGTGGAAAGTGAGAGAaaatgggagagagagtcggggtgggatctggaaaggaccacgggtcgggaatcgaacccaggtcACCGGTGtatggtgcaggtgccccagccagttgcgccataGCCCGGGGCTGTTAAACTATGTTTTTGAAACACTTTGTAAAAAGTCTGATGTTGacatttgtgtatttaaagtCCTGACAGATACTATTGAACCAGTATTCAATAGTTATCCAATTTCACAATTTCTATGCCAACGATGACAGTTCTAATCTATAAAATTGGGTAAATACAAACCCTACTGAAACACAGGGtgataataacattaaaaaaaattggtgaaatactgtatgttcaaaAGGAGATTACATTCAATCCTGATGTGATTGATGACTTTATCCctactaaatgaaatgtaattatataaaaaatatggaAATTATTACACTATAAAAAACAATAGTTGAATTtctattttcatacattttctttccctttggtaattttcattttcagatttcttaGCTTAATTTGACTCATTGTAGTTATATggttcataaaatagtgaaagatATTTCAGCTCTGAGAAAATCAAGTTAAAAGTGAACACGACCTTGTTTGCTCTCACacaatgttaataaaataataaatatatacattttacaatattatgaaagtaataaatagaaaaaactaATTCCATTTGCACACCAACCTATGCAACCTCTTTTTTCtcaagaaagaaaaatgctAAAACTATACTTTTATTACAAATCTCAAACTTGATGAGTTTGTGCTTTTACTCTATTTTATATGTTAGTACATTcaatatattttggttttggacAAATGGTTGgatgaaacaaaacattgaaatatgtaACGATATCAAGTTTTTGTCCTAATTGTCCATGCTGGTGCACTGCTTTGTTGTTTGCAACTTAAAAGCATTGGTCAGAATTACTACTAGTAATTTTAAATCTTTCCAGGGTGACTTCAAATGTTTAACTGTTCTTGTTTTGTAAATATGGTCATTTCTGGGTTGTAACCTGTTCCCCTTTATCAAATTATTATGTAACAACTGGATTACAAATATTATCATGCTAACCTGGAAAACCACATTATCAAACATATACAAAACATGATTAataaagatgaagaagaagcagaactAGATAAAAAATCTTCTTACTTTGATAGTGTAAAGGGTGTATGGGTGTGAGCCGGTGCCACGGTGCTCCTTAGCTGTGATGGTGCCAGTGATGCGAAGGTTCTGGATCATGACCGGACCATCAGGGCTGCTGAGGGGCTCAAAACTGAAGGACTGTATAGGGGAGGAGACCTGTAACGGACTGACGGTCAGCTCATTGGGATTCCCCAACCCAGTCGTTTCTAGTCCCAGAAGAAACTCTCGGGCTGGATTTACCAAAGAACAACTGCCCTCCTTCTCCACGTCCTGAAGTCTACCGTTACCAGGAGTCCCCTCTGCTGTCCTACCTGACGACAGCTCGCAGCCATAAGGATGCCCCACCGGTTCTGAATTCACAAGGACTTTAGGACAAGCGCCATCCAGTGGGCTGGGGCAAACATCCTCCAGGTCCCCACCATTACTGTTGTCCTCTTGCCCGACCATGACAAGGGAATCAATGGAACTTTGCTTATAGTCAGCAGAAGGAGAGTCCAAGTCAGAGTCGTTCTCCTGGTAGAATGGGTTTGACTTGGTGCCTCTCATGTAACGCCTTAAAAAGGGTAGAGTGGGCTCTTCTTCTTCAGTTAGGTTCTCATTCACCTCGTCGGAGTCAATCACATCGTAGGCGGTAAGCTCTGGCAAGGCCATCTCTGCATCACTGACAGCTTCAGTCACGGAAACGTCATTATTCTTCTGCGGTACGTGTGTTGTCTCCTGCGGTGGAGCAAGCTCTGAttcagcaggtggtggtggTAGACATGGTGATGAAGCACGTGGCTCTGATTTAATTGGCTCCTGTGGTTCGCAGGACTTGTTGAATATGCCGATCACAAGAAAGTTTAACCAGTCTGGGTCCGACAGTTTAGCAATGAGAGGGAGCATTACGTTGCAGGTGATGAGTTCACCGACAACGAAGCGACCGGTGCGGCTCTCTAAGTGAGGCGATGGCACCAAAACATGCAGCAACAAATCTGTGATCGCTCTAGTGTAGTTGACTTCCATCGTGTCGCTGGCAAGATGAGGCGGGGTAACCATGGAATACGCTTTCCACAACTGCTCGCTCTCACCGCTGCACTTCGAAGTCAGAGGCGTTTCCGTCAGCAGCTCTTTTGCTCTGATGTAGTCCTGCAGGTGGCAGCCAAACAGATCCAGGATCCTCTGGGTCAGCTCCTGCAGTcattcaaaaaaagataaaaccaTTATCATTTTATCTGCTAAGTTCACCTCGTGACATTTTCTGTTATCACCAGCATTATTGTGCAATATACAGCATATAGGATATACACTATTGAAGGATGGTTTGTCCTCAGCATtaccaaaatgaaaacaatttattcttttctctttgtcagaaaaaaaaactctgttgcatgagggacatttttttaaatatcatacagtaatatttatacatatactgtatatacgtATAATAAGCAGAAGACATGGCGTTTAGCAATACACAATCAAAGATTAGACTTCTCTAGTTGATCCAAATTAATGTGTTTAGGTATTTTTGTTCCTTTCCtctaatttaattttaaagtaCATGGTTCAAtatgttcaaatgtgtttataaaaacaagtaatGCAATATAAGGTGGATGTTAGAAAGTATGAATGGTGTTTTGttgatgcaaaataaaataaaataaatgttgaaatgttgaaattaaATTACTCCAACTAAGCTGTTGCCATTGCTGCCTAAAGGACTGTCCTCaactctttaaaataaaattaaaaattaaaaaagggatcGGTCATAAGATGATTTAAAGGATACTAAAAGTAATTGTTGACACTAAGTCATACAAATAtaggatttttttaaatactcagCTCCACAGGCATCTAAAAATCTATAGTTAGTAAGACTGAAAGAGAAAGTGAATTTTTCGATGAAATGATAAAAGCTCATGTCCACATTGATGCAAAAACCTGTGATCAGGATTAAGGAGATAAAAAGATCATAGTCAGAACAGACAGATGTGGCCTTGTGTTTCTGATTACAACCTGTTGTGTATTTAAAATTTATTTGAAACACACATAACCAGTGATACATCAGCAGTAAAAACCCTGAATACCTAACTCTATTCGTACATTtatcaacagaaacacattttaatttttttaactgtttatcTCTTAAACATTTATCCAAATCAAccttttttccccacattgaTATCTTGAATCAAATTACCTTCCTGTCGAGCTGTCTAGCACGTATTTTCAGCTCCATGGCCATAGAGATCATGGCCTCTTGAACCTCTGTTTCGAAAGCACTCTCAGAGGACACAGTGGAGTACCAGGAGTTGACAAAGTCCCTGATGATTTTCCTCACTGTGTTGTGAATCTCCTGGTCCAAGTTGTGCTCGTCCTCAACAGTCGGTGGAACCTGAGATTTAGCGATGACAAAGTGTAAATTATGTTATTTTGGAATGATCCCACACTGTTTCCAAAAACACTGGAAGTTCAATGCACATTTACCTGCTCCATGGAGATAAACCTCTCCAGGTGAACCACACTGTTGGACTCCAGGACAGCCTGTGACCCGAGCCAGCCCCCAAGCACCACCAGCAGGCTGGTGAACACGCACAGCAGCCATATGTTGACCAGCAGGTGGAACAGCACCAGCCATGCCAACACCACACCAAAGCCCAACAAGCTCCTTTGTCCTAACACCTCTGCCATGATACGGCAGGGGTTCGTGTC includes the following:
- the snx19b gene encoding sorting nexin-19 isoform X2, which encodes MISRSPIEGVKPDTNPCRIMAEVLGQRSLLGFGVVLAWLVLFHLLVNIWLLCVFTSLLVVLGGWLGSQAVLESNSVVHLERFISMEQVPPTVEDEHNLDQEIHNTVRKIIRDFVNSWYSTVSSESAFETEVQEAMISMAMELKIRARQLDRKELTQRILDLFGCHLQDYIRAKELLTETPLTSKCSGESEQLWKAYSMVTPPHLASDTMEVNYTRAITDLLLHVLVPSPHLESRTGRFVVGELITCNVMLPLIAKLSDPDWLNFLVIGIFNKSCEPQEPIKSEPRASSPCLPPPPAESELAPPQETTHVPQKNNDVSVTEAVSDAEMALPELTAYDVIDSDEVNENLTEEEEPTLPFLRRYMRGTKSNPFYQENDSDLDSPSADYKQSSIDSLVMVGQEDNSNGGDLEDVCPSPLDGACPKVLVNSEPVGHPYGCELSSGRTAEGTPGNGRLQDVEKEGSCSLVNPAREFLLGLETTGLGNPNELTVSPLQVSSPIQSFSFEPLSSPDGPVMIQNLRITGTITAKEHRGTGSHPYTLYTIKYETAMCCENPEGVQPGFEEAEVPPSGCENPSPIQQVAYHMVNRRYSEFLNLQTRLEEKNELRKLIKGVKGPKKVFPDMPFGNMDSDKIEARKGLLETFLKQLCSIPEIANSEEMQEFLALNTDARIAFVKKPFIVSRIDKIVVNAIVDTLKTAFPRSEPQSPTEDNESEIDGGKISTEKKKSRLKFSSKSIPFMNGSDIRPPLLFSWDLTSTVFSRMSFRDLQAFITDQEKLSVRVESEREGSPVRQELGGHLDDCSGEKHSQESASEMALAEVALNVLCLLMKEQWSWLCTENIQRTIRLLFGTLINRWLDVSVANLTTTAYWVGYLQVIQESVWPGGALPTDPQLERSQQQKDSTRQQALHCLMSLLPDLVSDMLGSNKYKLSWETALDSLQNPYINRHLVFCLFDLLLEFLVPEIPEEGFQRSLLQSLSKNPEKLLA
- the snx19b gene encoding sorting nexin-19 isoform X1, whose protein sequence is MRPHISCHDSSCRSPIEGVKPDTNPCRIMAEVLGQRSLLGFGVVLAWLVLFHLLVNIWLLCVFTSLLVVLGGWLGSQAVLESNSVVHLERFISMEQVPPTVEDEHNLDQEIHNTVRKIIRDFVNSWYSTVSSESAFETEVQEAMISMAMELKIRARQLDRKELTQRILDLFGCHLQDYIRAKELLTETPLTSKCSGESEQLWKAYSMVTPPHLASDTMEVNYTRAITDLLLHVLVPSPHLESRTGRFVVGELITCNVMLPLIAKLSDPDWLNFLVIGIFNKSCEPQEPIKSEPRASSPCLPPPPAESELAPPQETTHVPQKNNDVSVTEAVSDAEMALPELTAYDVIDSDEVNENLTEEEEPTLPFLRRYMRGTKSNPFYQENDSDLDSPSADYKQSSIDSLVMVGQEDNSNGGDLEDVCPSPLDGACPKVLVNSEPVGHPYGCELSSGRTAEGTPGNGRLQDVEKEGSCSLVNPAREFLLGLETTGLGNPNELTVSPLQVSSPIQSFSFEPLSSPDGPVMIQNLRITGTITAKEHRGTGSHPYTLYTIKYETAMCCENPEGVQPGFEEAEVPPSGCENPSPIQQVAYHMVNRRYSEFLNLQTRLEEKNELRKLIKGVKGPKKVFPDMPFGNMDSDKIEARKGLLETFLKQLCSIPEIANSEEMQEFLALNTDARIAFVKKPFIVSRIDKIVVNAIVDTLKTAFPRSEPQSPTEDNESEIDGGKISTEKKKSRLKFSSKSIPFMNGSDIRPPLLFSWDLTSTVFSRMSFRDLQAFITDQEKLSVRVESEREGSPVRQELGGHLDDCSGEKHSQESASEMALAEVALNVLCLLMKEQWSWLCTENIQRTIRLLFGTLINRWLDVSVANLTTTAYWVGYLQVIQESVWPGGALPTDPQLERSQQQKDSTRQQALHCLMSLLPDLVSDMLGSNKYKLSWETALDSLQNPYINRHLVFCLFDLLLEFLVPEIPEEGFQRSLLQSLSKNPEKLLA